Proteins encoded by one window of Pseudonocardia alni:
- a CDS encoding MBL fold metallo-hydrolase, whose amino-acid sequence MSRSKRVPTAAVLSVPLALTGALAALGVHVRRNMGARAGDLHRIASGSPNAVDGVFANTEPGLPRAKASARMILNMLVGRRSEGVAPATVPLAPLRTPDEPAGLAVTWLGHAGVLLEIDGRRVLADPVWSEYASPVPRFGPRRLHPPVGPLSALGPPEVVVISHDHYDHLDRPTVTALARDTSAVFVGPLGVGAHLRAWGVPGHRVVERDWEGVVTVAGLELTCLETRHFSGRGLRRNTTLWAAWKVAGPRHTAYLGGDTGATRAHARTGAAHGPFDLTVLPIGAYADLWPDIHADPEQAVAAHRELGGRVLLPIHWATFNLGFHPWDEPAERARKAAADQDVVLALPRPGERIDLTGVTTVDDARAAVPTEPWWPTAR is encoded by the coding sequence GTGTCCCGCAGCAAGCGCGTGCCGACCGCGGCCGTCCTGTCCGTCCCGCTCGCCCTGACCGGGGCCCTCGCCGCGCTCGGCGTGCACGTGCGCCGCAACATGGGGGCCCGCGCGGGCGACCTCCACCGGATCGCCTCCGGGTCGCCGAACGCCGTCGACGGCGTGTTCGCCAACACCGAGCCGGGTCTGCCGCGGGCCAAGGCCTCCGCCAGGATGATCCTGAACATGCTGGTGGGCCGCCGGTCCGAGGGCGTCGCGCCGGCCACCGTGCCGCTCGCGCCGCTGCGGACCCCCGACGAGCCCGCCGGGCTGGCGGTGACCTGGCTGGGGCACGCCGGGGTGCTGCTGGAGATCGACGGCCGACGGGTCCTGGCCGACCCGGTCTGGTCGGAGTACGCCTCCCCCGTGCCGCGCTTCGGGCCGCGCCGCCTGCACCCGCCGGTCGGGCCGCTGTCCGCGCTGGGGCCCCCGGAGGTCGTCGTGATCAGCCACGACCACTACGACCACCTCGACCGTCCGACGGTCACCGCGCTGGCCCGTGACACCTCCGCGGTGTTCGTCGGCCCGCTCGGGGTGGGCGCGCACCTGCGGGCCTGGGGCGTGCCCGGGCACCGGGTCGTCGAGCGCGACTGGGAGGGCGTGGTGACCGTCGCCGGGCTGGAACTGACCTGCCTGGAGACCCGGCACTTCTCCGGGCGCGGGCTGCGCCGCAACACGACGCTGTGGGCCGCCTGGAAGGTCGCGGGGCCGCGGCACACCGCGTACCTGGGCGGGGACACCGGCGCCACCCGGGCGCACGCGCGCACCGGGGCCGCGCACGGCCCGTTCGACCTGACGGTGCTGCCGATCGGCGCCTACGCCGACCTGTGGCCCGACATCCACGCCGACCCGGAGCAGGCCGTCGCCGCGCACCGCGAGCTGGGCGGCCGGGTGCTGCTGCCGATCCACTGGGCGACGTTCAACCTGGGCTTCCACCCGTGGGACGAGCCCGCCGAGCGGGCCCGCAAGGCCGCCGCCGACCAGGACGTGGTCCTGGCCCTGCCGCGTCCGGGCGAGCGGATCGACCTGACCGGCGTCACGACCGTCGACGACGCGCGCGCCGCGGTTCCCACCGAACCGTGGTGGCCGACCGCGCGCTGA
- a CDS encoding enoyl-CoA hydratase-related protein, translating to MTDGMTGTRVTTERHGHVLLIRMTRPDKRNAVDAAMTAGLDEALNTLDDDPDLWCGVLAGDATAFSAGTDLAAGSGGPTPRGGNYGVVRRDRRRPLIAAVEGVAYGGGFEIVLACDMVVASTTARFGLPEVARGLVANCGALFRAPRPLPLNIAKQLLVTGRPLDAERAYTLGLVSELVEPGGAEAAALALAAAVCENSPLAVSVSLRALERVVSEPDERGWNATEIASAAIDRSADRTEGIAAFLEKRPPRWTGR from the coding sequence GTGACGGACGGCATGACGGGGACACGGGTGACCACCGAGCGGCACGGGCACGTGCTCCTGATCCGGATGACGCGCCCGGACAAACGCAACGCCGTCGACGCCGCGATGACGGCGGGGCTCGACGAGGCGCTCAACACCCTCGACGACGACCCGGACCTGTGGTGCGGCGTGCTCGCCGGGGACGCGACGGCGTTCAGCGCGGGCACCGACCTGGCGGCGGGCTCCGGCGGGCCGACGCCGCGCGGCGGCAACTACGGCGTCGTCCGGCGCGACCGGCGGCGCCCGCTGATCGCCGCCGTCGAGGGCGTCGCCTACGGCGGTGGGTTCGAGATCGTGCTGGCCTGCGACATGGTCGTCGCGTCGACGACGGCGCGGTTCGGGCTGCCCGAGGTCGCCCGCGGCCTGGTCGCGAACTGCGGGGCGCTGTTCCGGGCGCCGCGGCCGCTGCCGCTCAACATCGCCAAGCAGCTGCTGGTCACCGGGCGACCGCTGGACGCCGAGCGCGCGTACACCCTGGGACTGGTCTCCGAGCTCGTCGAGCCGGGCGGGGCGGAGGCGGCGGCGCTGGCGCTCGCGGCCGCGGTGTGCGAGAACTCGCCGCTGGCGGTGTCGGTGTCGCTGCGCGCGCTGGAACGTGTGGTGTCCGAGCCGGACGAGCGCGGCTGGAACGCCACCGAGATCGCCTCGGCGGCGATCGACCGGTCCGCGGACAGGACCGAGGGGATCGCGGCCTTCCTGGAGAAGCGCCCGCCGCGCTGGACGGGGCGCTGA
- a CDS encoding MarR family winged helix-turn-helix transcriptional regulator, which translates to MPARTRREDLVALLQDYAGEAELLGQEFAGRHRLHPTDLHALLAVMRADSAGEPLTPGVLGARLGLSTGATTALVDRLERAGHVRRSRESTDRRRVTLRQAENAAEVGGAFFGPLGARMDAVLAGFDDDELAAAARFLTAMNALVADYRADLAAGPAQKSTPA; encoded by the coding sequence ATGCCTGCCCGGACGCGACGTGAGGACCTGGTCGCGCTGCTGCAGGACTACGCGGGCGAGGCCGAGCTGCTCGGCCAGGAGTTCGCCGGGCGGCACCGGCTGCACCCCACCGACCTGCACGCACTGCTCGCGGTGATGCGCGCGGACTCCGCGGGCGAACCGCTGACCCCGGGCGTCCTCGGTGCCCGGCTCGGGCTGTCCACGGGTGCGACGACCGCGCTCGTCGACCGTCTGGAGCGCGCGGGCCACGTGCGCCGCAGCCGCGAGTCCACCGACCGGCGGCGGGTGACCCTGCGCCAGGCCGAGAACGCCGCCGAGGTCGGCGGGGCGTTCTTCGGCCCGCTCGGCGCCCGGATGGACGCCGTGCTCGCCGGCTTCGACGACGACGAGCTCGCCGCCGCGGCCCGCTTCCTCACCGCGATGAACGCGCTGGTCGCGGACTACCGCGCCGACCTCGCCGCCGGGCCGGCGCAGAAGTCCACGCCGGCCTGA
- a CDS encoding acyl-CoA dehydrogenase family protein — protein sequence MAWDFSTDPEFEEKLKWMRGFVRDEIIPLETLDLDRETFARITAPLKEQVKEQGLWAAHLPPELGGGGFGQVSLGLMHEILGQCRYAPGVFGNQAPDSGNAELLAIGGSPEQKERWMHPLLRGELRSCFSMTEPGAGADPTMLSTRAVRDGDDYVINGHKWFSSNATGSDFLIAMVVTDPDAPPYQRASMIVVPTDTPGVDVARDIPVMDHPDVGGEIYGGHAEVFYRDVRVPATNLVGNPGDGFKLAQQRLGPGRIHHAMRWLGQSRRAFDMLCERAVSRTASGTRLADKQMVQDMIAQSAADMAAARLLTLHAAWTMDQVGASNARIEIGMIKYWGARVLHDVIDRAIQVHGSLGFSGDLPLEQMYRAARAARIYDGPDEVHKESVARRILRGYTPVEVPTEHVPTRTEAARRKFAEYLDTAAANA from the coding sequence ATGGCGTGGGACTTCAGCACCGATCCGGAGTTCGAGGAGAAGCTGAAGTGGATGCGCGGCTTCGTCCGCGACGAGATCATCCCACTGGAGACCCTCGACCTGGACCGGGAGACCTTCGCCCGGATCACCGCCCCGCTCAAGGAGCAGGTCAAGGAGCAGGGACTGTGGGCCGCGCACCTGCCCCCCGAGCTCGGTGGCGGGGGGTTCGGCCAGGTCTCCCTCGGGCTGATGCACGAGATCCTCGGCCAGTGCCGCTACGCGCCGGGGGTGTTCGGCAACCAGGCCCCCGACTCGGGCAACGCCGAGCTGCTGGCGATCGGCGGGTCGCCGGAGCAGAAGGAACGCTGGATGCACCCGCTGCTGCGCGGTGAGCTGCGGTCCTGCTTCTCGATGACCGAGCCCGGCGCCGGTGCGGACCCGACGATGCTGTCCACCCGGGCCGTCCGCGACGGCGACGACTACGTCATCAACGGCCACAAGTGGTTCTCCTCGAACGCCACCGGCTCGGACTTCCTGATCGCGATGGTGGTGACCGACCCGGACGCGCCCCCGTACCAGCGGGCCTCGATGATCGTCGTCCCGACCGACACCCCGGGGGTCGACGTGGCGCGCGACATCCCGGTGATGGACCACCCCGACGTCGGCGGCGAGATCTACGGCGGCCACGCCGAGGTGTTCTACCGCGACGTCCGGGTGCCGGCGACGAACCTGGTCGGCAACCCCGGCGACGGCTTCAAGCTCGCCCAGCAGCGGCTCGGCCCGGGGCGCATCCACCACGCGATGCGCTGGCTGGGCCAGTCCCGGCGGGCGTTCGACATGCTGTGCGAGCGCGCGGTGTCGCGGACGGCGAGCGGCACGCGGCTCGCCGACAAGCAGATGGTGCAGGACATGATCGCGCAGTCCGCTGCGGACATGGCCGCGGCGCGGCTGCTGACCCTGCACGCGGCGTGGACGATGGACCAGGTCGGCGCCTCGAACGCCCGGATCGAGATCGGGATGATCAAGTACTGGGGTGCGAGGGTGCTGCACGACGTGATCGACCGCGCGATCCAGGTGCACGGCTCGCTGGGCTTCTCCGGGGACCTGCCGCTGGAGCAGATGTACCGGGCGGCCCGCGCCGCGCGCATCTACGACGGCCCCGACGAGGTGCACAAGGAGTCCGTCGCGCGGCGCATCCTGCGCGGCTACACCCCGGTGGAGGTCCCCACCGAGCACGTCCCGACCCGCACCGAGGCCGCGCGCCGGAAGTTCGCGGAGTACCTGGACACCGCGGCGGCGAACGCGTGA
- a CDS encoding AMP-binding protein, producing MTDEAPVPVHPAGVPADLVDLSYEPLTPTAFLDRAAAAHGDRVAVVDGDLRFTYTEFRDRCRRLAGSLAALHDGRPVAVLVPNTHVGLEAAHAVPWSGTALVAVNTRLSAGEVAYILEHSHASVLVADPVFDDLVAEAVARLDTPPHTVRVGPDYERLVEEGEPTAVRPADERGLLSINYTSGTTGNPKGVMYHHRGAYLQALAMVGHTGLTASSVHLWTLPMFHCNGWCFPWAVTAAAATHVCLPKVEPTRIWELVREQGVTHLNGAPTMLSMIAYAPEAGPVGTPVAVATGGAPPSPAILRRMAELGFEVTHLYGLTETFGPAMICDWRPEWNDLDADARARMKARQGVGNMIACAVRVIDDDGADVPADGETTGQIALRGNNVMLGYLDDEQATRDAAPDGWFRTGDIGVMHPDGYVELRDRSKDVIISGGENIASVEVEQAIADHPAVLEVAVIAVPDERWGEVPAAWVTLREGESATEDEIVEHVRGRLARFKAPKRVTFAELPKTSTGKIQKFVLREEAWAGEERRIR from the coding sequence ATGACCGACGAGGCTCCCGTCCCCGTCCACCCGGCGGGTGTCCCGGCCGACCTGGTGGACCTGTCCTACGAGCCGCTGACCCCCACGGCGTTCCTCGACCGGGCCGCGGCGGCGCACGGCGACCGGGTCGCGGTCGTCGACGGCGACCTGCGGTTCACCTACACCGAGTTCCGGGACCGCTGCCGGCGGCTGGCGGGCTCGCTCGCCGCGCTGCACGACGGGCGCCCGGTCGCGGTCCTCGTGCCGAACACCCACGTCGGGCTGGAGGCGGCGCACGCGGTCCCGTGGTCGGGGACGGCGCTGGTCGCGGTCAACACCCGGCTGTCGGCGGGCGAGGTCGCCTACATCCTGGAGCACTCCCACGCCTCGGTGCTGGTGGCCGACCCGGTGTTCGACGACCTCGTCGCCGAGGCCGTCGCCCGCCTCGACACCCCGCCGCACACGGTGCGGGTCGGCCCGGACTACGAGCGCCTCGTCGAGGAGGGGGAGCCCACCGCGGTGCGGCCCGCCGACGAGCGCGGCCTGCTGTCGATCAACTACACGTCCGGGACCACCGGGAACCCGAAGGGCGTGATGTACCACCACCGGGGCGCCTACCTGCAGGCGCTGGCGATGGTCGGCCACACCGGGCTGACCGCGTCGTCGGTGCACCTGTGGACGCTGCCGATGTTCCACTGCAACGGCTGGTGTTTCCCCTGGGCGGTCACCGCGGCCGCCGCCACCCACGTCTGCCTGCCGAAGGTGGAGCCGACCCGCATCTGGGAGCTCGTGCGCGAGCAGGGCGTCACCCACCTCAACGGCGCCCCCACCATGCTGTCGATGATCGCCTACGCGCCGGAGGCCGGGCCGGTGGGGACCCCGGTGGCCGTCGCGACCGGGGGAGCACCGCCGAGCCCGGCGATCCTGCGCCGGATGGCCGAGCTCGGGTTCGAGGTGACCCACCTCTACGGGCTCACCGAGACCTTCGGCCCGGCGATGATCTGCGACTGGCGTCCGGAGTGGAACGACCTCGACGCCGACGCCCGGGCCCGGATGAAGGCCCGCCAGGGCGTCGGGAACATGATCGCCTGCGCCGTCCGGGTGATCGACGACGACGGCGCCGACGTCCCCGCCGACGGGGAGACGACCGGCCAGATCGCGTTGCGCGGCAACAACGTGATGCTCGGCTACCTCGACGACGAGCAGGCCACCCGTGACGCCGCGCCGGACGGCTGGTTCCGGACCGGCGACATCGGCGTCATGCACCCCGACGGCTACGTCGAGCTCCGTGACCGCTCGAAGGACGTGATCATCTCCGGTGGGGAGAACATCGCCAGCGTCGAGGTGGAACAGGCCATCGCCGACCACCCGGCCGTGCTGGAGGTCGCGGTGATCGCCGTCCCCGACGAGCGGTGGGGCGAGGTCCCGGCCGCGTGGGTGACCCTGCGCGAGGGCGAGAGCGCCACCGAGGACGAGATCGTCGAGCACGTGCGCGGGCGACTGGCGCGGTTCAAGGCCCCCAAGCGGGTCACCTTCGCCGAGCTGCCGAAGACCTCCACCGGGAAGATCCAGAAGTTCGTGCTGCGCGAGGAGGCGTGGGCAGGGGAGGAACGCCGGATCCGCTAG
- a CDS encoding MFS transporter, with translation MTAPRPGAVLLITSAAAFLSSLDLFIVNIAFPDIRASFPGTDLGQMSWILNGYTVVFAAFLALAGRLGDRFGHKRILLTGLAVFTLASVACAVAPTVWLLVAARAVQAVGAAFVMPTSLSLLLAAYPAEHRSRAVGAWASIGAVAAALGPPLGGLLVQASWHWVFLVNVPVGVAALLAGARVLREPDVAPTGMPDLLGALALVVGIGALAFALVRAPDHGWRSAEVLTAGGIAVLGLVAVVLRSRRHAVPALDLAVVRVPAVGFAALTMVAFTCGFAGMLVVNVLYLTGTWGWTAQLAGLALAPGPMVVVVVSRLAGRLSARIGTGATAALGALAFAAGPVWWLAHLGLTPDYAAGMLPGQLLTGLGVGLILPTLSSVVGSALPAPQWGSGSSLINTARQVGSVLGVALLVSVIGVHTTGLPSEFGSVRAGWVLLAGSAVVAALLALVLAAAERRPARVTADPDTAVGSPVDAHADGRMRGVPPVVRGIVRDGRGRPLAGAVGTVIDAGGAELARAVTGPDGRLAVPVDGARVAPGTHVVLVVTEAGHHPRAHRVPMGDETALSLVRRDAPVADPP, from the coding sequence ATGACCGCGCCCCGGCCCGGTGCCGTGCTGCTGATCACGTCGGCGGCGGCGTTCCTGTCCAGCCTCGACCTGTTCATCGTCAACATCGCCTTCCCCGACATCCGCGCGTCGTTCCCCGGCACCGACCTCGGGCAGATGTCGTGGATCCTCAACGGCTACACGGTGGTGTTCGCGGCGTTCCTCGCCCTCGCCGGGCGGCTCGGCGACCGCTTCGGGCACAAGCGGATCCTCCTGACCGGGCTCGCCGTGTTCACGCTCGCGTCGGTCGCGTGCGCGGTGGCGCCGACCGTGTGGCTGCTGGTGGCGGCGCGGGCGGTGCAGGCCGTGGGGGCGGCGTTCGTCATGCCCACCTCGCTGTCGCTGCTGCTCGCCGCGTACCCGGCCGAGCACCGCAGCCGCGCCGTCGGCGCGTGGGCCTCGATCGGCGCGGTCGCCGCGGCGCTGGGCCCACCCCTGGGCGGGCTGCTCGTGCAGGCGTCGTGGCACTGGGTGTTCCTGGTGAACGTCCCGGTCGGGGTCGCGGCGCTGCTGGCCGGGGCGCGGGTACTGCGCGAGCCGGACGTCGCACCGACCGGGATGCCCGACCTGCTCGGCGCACTGGCCCTGGTCGTGGGCATCGGCGCGCTCGCCTTCGCCCTGGTCCGCGCTCCGGATCACGGGTGGCGCTCGGCGGAGGTCCTCACCGCCGGCGGGATCGCGGTCCTCGGCCTGGTCGCGGTCGTCCTGCGGTCGCGGCGGCACGCCGTCCCGGCCCTGGACCTCGCCGTCGTCCGGGTGCCGGCCGTCGGGTTCGCCGCGCTGACGATGGTGGCCTTCACGTGCGGGTTCGCCGGGATGCTGGTCGTGAACGTGCTCTACCTGACCGGGACCTGGGGCTGGACGGCGCAGCTCGCGGGCCTGGCCCTCGCACCGGGGCCGATGGTCGTGGTCGTCGTATCGAGGCTCGCCGGTCGGCTGTCGGCGCGGATCGGGACCGGTGCGACGGCGGCACTCGGGGCCCTCGCCTTCGCGGCCGGGCCCGTCTGGTGGCTGGCCCACCTGGGCCTCACGCCCGACTACGCCGCAGGCATGCTCCCCGGGCAGCTGCTCACCGGGCTCGGCGTCGGGCTGATCCTGCCCACGCTCTCGTCCGTGGTCGGTTCCGCGCTGCCCGCACCGCAGTGGGGTTCGGGTTCGTCGCTGATCAACACCGCCCGCCAGGTCGGGTCCGTGCTGGGCGTGGCCCTGCTCGTCTCGGTGATCGGCGTGCACACCACCGGGCTGCCGTCGGAGTTCGGCTCGGTCCGGGCCGGGTGGGTGCTCCTGGCGGGGTCGGCGGTCGTCGCCGCGCTCCTCGCGCTCGTGCTCGCCGCAGCCGAACGACGGCCGGCTCGGGTCACCGCGGATCCCGACACCGCGGTCGGCTCCCCCGTCGACGCCCACGCCGACGGTCGGATGCGCGGCGTCCCACCCGTGGTGCGCGGGATCGTCCGGGACGGCCGCGGGCGGCCGCTGGCCGGAGCGGTCGGCACGGTGATCGACGCCGGCGGCGCCGAGCTGGCCCGGGCGGTGACCGGACCCGACGGCCGGCTCGCCGTCCCGGTGGACGGCGCCCGGGTGGCGCCGGGCACGCACGTGGTCCTCGTGGTGACCGAGGCGGGTCACCACCCCCGGGCCCACCGGGTGCCGATGGGCGATGAGACGGCCCTGTCGCTGGTACGGCGGGACGCGCCGGTGGCCGACCCGCCCTGA
- a CDS encoding TetR/AcrR family transcriptional regulator, with translation MARTPAPGTRERILATASRLFYAHGVRAIGMNRIITEAGTGKNLLYQHFTTKDDLVAGYLARVRERRADAIHRALDAAGDDPRARLVALVGELGDLVTRTGSRGCAFRNYLVEFPDDTPADDAAGTTDAADTAAGADTPAVLAREHLADVRAIIDGLVGELGTDDPGRLADELCLLVDGLFMQAAHRDPADVRRGADTAVRLTRHLVGA, from the coding sequence ATGGCTCGCACGCCCGCCCCGGGCACCCGGGAACGCATCCTCGCGACCGCGTCGCGGCTGTTCTACGCGCACGGGGTCCGCGCGATCGGGATGAACCGGATCATCACCGAGGCGGGCACCGGGAAGAACCTGCTCTACCAGCACTTCACCACCAAGGACGACCTGGTCGCGGGCTACCTCGCCCGGGTCCGCGAGCGCCGGGCTGACGCGATCCACCGGGCCCTCGACGCGGCGGGCGACGACCCGCGCGCCCGTCTGGTCGCGCTGGTCGGCGAGCTCGGCGACCTGGTGACCCGCACGGGCTCGCGCGGCTGCGCCTTCCGCAACTACCTCGTCGAGTTCCCCGACGACACCCCCGCCGACGACGCCGCGGGTACCACCGACGCCGCCGACACCGCCGCCGGGGCCGACACACCCGCGGTCCTGGCCCGGGAACACCTGGCGGACGTTCGGGCGATCATCGACGGACTGGTCGGCGAGCTCGGGACCGACGACCCCGGCCGGCTCGCCGACGAGCTCTGCCTGCTCGTCGACGGGCTGTTCATGCAGGCCGCCCACCGCGACCCGGCCGACGTCCGGCGCGGCGCCGACACCGCTGTGCGGCTCACCCGGCACCTCGTCGGGGCCTGA
- a CDS encoding tautomerase family protein, with product MPLWTVHHSADCLGPDDRRTLAEGITGIYPMLPPFYVGVVYQSAAPGALFIGGAPRERFVRIQVDHIARTLPDASARDRLVDRVGDLLTPFMAERSLDWELHVDETSRDLWLIQGLRPPGPGTPGERLWAERGAPVPLDGAAASRP from the coding sequence ATGCCCCTCTGGACCGTCCACCACAGCGCAGACTGCCTCGGCCCCGACGACCGCCGTACCCTGGCCGAGGGCATCACGGGGATCTACCCGATGCTGCCGCCGTTCTACGTCGGCGTCGTGTACCAGTCGGCCGCGCCCGGCGCGCTGTTCATCGGCGGGGCACCCCGGGAGCGGTTCGTGCGGATCCAGGTGGACCACATCGCCCGGACCCTGCCCGACGCGTCCGCACGCGACCGCCTGGTCGATCGGGTCGGCGACCTGCTGACCCCCTTCATGGCCGAGCGGTCCCTGGACTGGGAGCTCCACGTCGACGAGACCTCCCGTGACCTCTGGCTCATCCAGGGGCTGCGCCCACCGGGCCCCGGGACCCCGGGCGAGCGCCTGTGGGCCGAGCGCGGCGCGCCGGTCCCCCTCGACGGCGCCGCCGCGAGCCGGCCCTGA
- a CDS encoding L,D-transpeptidase, with protein sequence MSRSWEHSRGRHTPRRRRRSVHRRTWAVLATSLVALVVLLAGGTAAMAGGRIGDTVGGGVDSLARNLAGAVDRLRPAPAVPPAPPVPEVLTSVPAGGAPVAPRSPVRTEVSTGTLDGVALTADGDDGPVTVAGTLSPDGRSWTATEPLDLATTYHWSGSWVLGPQDRRPVPPAPFTTVDPDDTVDATMNIRDGGEVGIGAPVVLTFGEKLPDAAKATVERALSVTASRKVEGAWAWLPDTAEGSRVHYRPKAYWPAHTQVRVRGALRGLDLGDGTFMTEDLDRAFTVGRSQIVKADTRSHAIVVVRDGTEVARYDASYGLESDPRRVTRSGIHVVMARSEKVLMSNPDYGYVDEPQFWAVRISNNGEFIHANPASSWAQGNRNVSHGCINLSTRDAKEFFAGAVFGDPVEVTGSSQPLTARDGDLYDWTIPWDEWRSLSALS encoded by the coding sequence ATGTCGAGGTCCTGGGAGCACTCGCGTGGGCGCCACACCCCACGCCGGCGGCGACGCTCGGTGCACCGCCGCACCTGGGCGGTGCTCGCGACCTCGCTGGTCGCACTGGTGGTCCTGCTCGCGGGCGGGACCGCCGCGATGGCGGGCGGCCGGATCGGCGACACCGTCGGCGGCGGCGTCGACTCGCTGGCCCGCAACCTCGCCGGTGCCGTCGACCGCCTCCGTCCGGCCCCGGCCGTGCCGCCCGCACCCCCCGTCCCCGAGGTCCTCACCAGCGTCCCGGCCGGCGGTGCCCCGGTCGCCCCGCGCAGCCCGGTCCGCACCGAGGTCAGCACCGGGACCCTCGACGGCGTCGCACTCACCGCCGACGGCGACGACGGGCCGGTCACCGTCGCGGGCACCCTGTCCCCCGACGGCCGCAGCTGGACCGCCACCGAGCCGCTGGACCTCGCCACCACCTACCACTGGTCGGGCAGCTGGGTGCTGGGCCCGCAGGACCGGCGCCCGGTGCCCCCGGCCCCGTTCACCACCGTCGACCCCGACGACACCGTCGACGCCACCATGAACATCCGCGACGGCGGCGAGGTCGGCATCGGCGCCCCGGTCGTGCTCACCTTCGGCGAGAAGCTCCCCGACGCCGCGAAGGCCACCGTCGAGCGGGCGCTGAGCGTCACCGCGTCGCGGAAGGTCGAGGGCGCCTGGGCGTGGCTGCCCGACACCGCCGAGGGCTCGCGGGTGCACTACCGGCCGAAGGCCTACTGGCCCGCGCACACGCAGGTCCGCGTGCGGGGCGCGCTGCGCGGGCTCGACCTGGGCGACGGCACCTTCATGACGGAGGACCTGGACCGGGCCTTCACCGTGGGACGCAGCCAGATCGTGAAGGCCGACACCCGCAGCCACGCGATCGTCGTCGTCCGCGACGGCACGGAGGTCGCCCGCTACGACGCCTCCTACGGCCTGGAGTCCGACCCGCGCCGGGTGACCCGCTCCGGCATCCATGTGGTCATGGCCAGGTCGGAGAAGGTGCTGATGAGCAACCCCGACTACGGCTACGTCGACGAACCCCAGTTCTGGGCGGTCCGGATCTCCAACAACGGCGAGTTCATCCACGCCAACCCCGCGTCGTCGTGGGCGCAGGGCAACCGCAACGTCAGTCACGGCTGCATCAACCTCTCCACCCGTGACGCGAAGGAGTTCTTCGCGGGCGCCGTGTTCGGCGACCCGGTCGAGGTGACCGGCAGCTCGCAGCCGCTGACCGCCCGCGACGGCGACCTCTACGACTGGACGATCCCCTGGGACGAGTGGCGCTCGCTGAGCGCGCTGTCCTGA
- a CDS encoding cysteine desulfurase-like protein, whose translation MSYDVAAVRSRFPALRAGIAHFDGPGGSQVPDSVAGAVAAAMTSPLANRGTVTSGERAADAIVLGARAATADLLGADPRGIVFGRSMTALTFDLARTLAATWSPGDEIVVTSLDHDANIRPWVGAAQAAGVTVRWLDFDPATTELDDVTPLLSDRTRLVAVTGASNLVGTRPDLPAIAAAVHAAGALFMVDGVHLTAHAPIDLAATGADFYACSPYKFLGPHCGVLAADPALLETLRPAKLAPSSDAVPERFELGTLPYELLAGTTAAVEFLAALDPSATGDRRARLQASMAAVEEHERPLRERIETHLAALPGVTVRSRAARRTPTLLVTFDDRDAADAYRHLAERRIAAPASSFYALECSRRLGLGDTGSLRIGLACYTDDADVDRLLDGLSDFVGA comes from the coding sequence ATGAGCTACGACGTCGCCGCCGTCCGCAGCCGTTTCCCCGCCCTGCGCGCCGGGATCGCCCACTTCGACGGGCCCGGCGGCTCCCAGGTCCCCGACTCCGTCGCCGGGGCGGTGGCCGCCGCCATGACCTCCCCGCTGGCCAACCGCGGGACGGTCACCAGCGGTGAGCGCGCCGCCGACGCGATCGTGCTCGGCGCCCGCGCCGCGACGGCCGACCTGCTCGGCGCGGACCCGCGCGGGATCGTGTTCGGGCGCAGCATGACCGCGCTGACCTTCGACCTCGCCCGCACGCTGGCCGCGACCTGGTCGCCGGGCGACGAGATCGTCGTGACCAGCCTCGACCACGACGCGAACATCCGCCCCTGGGTGGGGGCCGCGCAGGCGGCCGGGGTGACGGTCCGGTGGCTCGACTTCGACCCCGCCACCACCGAGCTCGACGACGTGACGCCGCTGCTGTCCGACCGCACCCGGCTCGTCGCGGTGACCGGGGCGTCGAACCTGGTCGGGACCCGCCCCGACCTGCCCGCGATCGCCGCAGCCGTGCACGCCGCCGGGGCGCTGTTCATGGTCGACGGCGTGCACCTGACCGCGCATGCTCCGATCGACCTCGCCGCGACCGGCGCCGACTTCTACGCCTGCTCGCCCTACAAGTTCCTCGGCCCGCACTGCGGGGTGCTCGCCGCCGACCCGGCGCTGCTGGAGACCCTGCGCCCGGCGAAGCTGGCACCGTCGAGCGACGCGGTGCCCGAGCGCTTCGAGCTCGGCACCCTGCCCTACGAGCTGCTCGCCGGGACCACCGCCGCCGTCGAGTTCCTCGCCGCGCTGGACCCGTCGGCGACCGGGGACCGCCGGGCGCGGCTGCAGGCGTCGATGGCCGCGGTGGAGGAGCACGAGCGGCCGCTGCGCGAGCGCATCGAGACCCACCTCGCCGCCCTGCCCGGGGTCACGGTGCGCTCCCGGGCGGCCCGGCGGACCCCGACCCTGCTGGTGACCTTCGACGACCGCGACGCCGCCGACGCCTACCGGCACCTGGCGGAGCGACGGATCGCGGCGCCCGCCTCGTCGTTCTACGCGCTCGAGTGCTCGCGGCGGCTCGGCCTGGGGGACACCGGATCCCTGCGGATCGGGCTGGCCTGCTACACCGACGACGCCGACGTCGACCGGCTCCTGGACGGGCTCTCCGACTTCGTCGGGGCCTGA